Proteins encoded within one genomic window of Episyrphus balteatus chromosome 1, idEpiBalt1.1, whole genome shotgun sequence:
- the LOC129907482 gene encoding uncharacterized protein LOC129907482, with product MNFLTIHLGAFALLFVLIQNCGCTQTAAKSSCKDKCTGEPSYNSGYTSVSPPVLSTPLATQTNVASSYPAVAYPSPNYNGGIVPPGIIQGGYGSYYGAQQCSLNTIRACCG from the exons ATGAATTTCCTTACTATTCATTTGGGAGCTTTTGCTCTTCTTTTTG TTCTTATTCAAAATTGTGGATGCACTCAAACTGCAGCCAAATCATCATGCAAGGATAAATGCACAGGAGAACCTAGTTATAATTCAGGATATACCTCTGTATCTCCTCCAGTTCTTTCGACACCATTGGCAACTCAAACTAATGTTGCTTCTTCGTATCCTGCTGTTGCCTATCCATCTCCCAATTATAACGGAGGTATTGTTCCCCCAGGAATCATTCAGGGTG GATATGGTTCTTATTACGGAGCACAACAATGTAGTTTGAATACTATTAGAGCTTGTTGTGGATAA